One region of Flavobacterium sp. GSB-24 genomic DNA includes:
- a CDS encoding DUF389 domain-containing protein, with protein MKILTDLLNLHEGEDDRAKTLEAVKKNITFKGANLWILACAIIVASVGLNVNSTAVIIGAMLISPLMGPIVGAGFALGIYDFSLLKKSLNNLLTATAVSLAVSALYFYMSPFKDVQSELLARTAPNIYDILIAFFGGLVGVIAVTRSEKGNPIPGVAIATALMPPLCTAGYGLATGQWKFFLGAFYLYSINCVFIGIATFLIIKYLNYPPVKQIDETHQKRVRYIIAFLITVMLVPSSYLAYSLYREQQFKKNADLFIENEFSAKGYTIVYRKTDFNPKNKKLELAFLSKRFSEAEIKDLAQRLSRNKYLAGTRLLIRQDSTDRFNALKGDILSQIKSSENEMNLKDVRIMQLEKELAAKKFDSRQILKETRALYPAVNSLSISRNTLVSPKDSITSITAVIYDASKDLSRTDSEKLQKWLNERLSVNDVELFRRH; from the coding sequence ATGAAAATACTGACAGATCTGCTGAACCTTCATGAAGGGGAGGACGACAGGGCAAAAACACTCGAAGCCGTTAAGAAAAACATCACCTTCAAAGGTGCCAATCTCTGGATTCTGGCCTGCGCCATAATTGTCGCATCGGTCGGGCTCAATGTAAACTCCACCGCGGTGATTATCGGAGCCATGCTGATATCCCCTTTAATGGGGCCGATAGTAGGCGCCGGGTTTGCTTTGGGCATCTATGACTTCTCTCTGCTTAAGAAATCACTTAATAACCTGCTTACGGCAACTGCTGTAAGTCTTGCGGTATCCGCCCTTTATTTTTACATGAGCCCCTTTAAGGACGTGCAGTCCGAACTGCTGGCCAGAACCGCTCCCAATATTTACGATATCCTGATAGCCTTCTTTGGAGGACTCGTGGGGGTTATTGCCGTGACCAGGTCCGAAAAAGGGAACCCGATTCCCGGTGTGGCCATTGCAACAGCGCTTATGCCGCCGCTCTGTACGGCAGGTTACGGACTGGCAACCGGACAGTGGAAATTTTTTCTGGGGGCTTTCTACCTCTACAGCATCAACTGTGTCTTTATAGGTATCGCCACCTTTCTGATTATAAAATACCTGAACTATCCCCCCGTAAAGCAGATAGATGAAACCCATCAGAAAAGGGTCAGATACATCATCGCCTTTCTGATCACTGTTATGCTGGTGCCCAGCAGCTATCTTGCCTATTCGCTTTACAGGGAACAGCAGTTCAAAAAAAATGCGGATCTTTTTATTGAAAATGAATTTTCCGCCAAAGGATATACCATCGTCTACAGAAAGACGGACTTCAACCCTAAAAACAAAAAGCTCGAACTGGCCTTCCTCTCAAAACGCTTTTCTGAGGCAGAAATAAAAGACCTGGCCCAAAGACTCAGCCGGAACAAATACCTTGCCGGCACACGGCTGCTGATCCGCCAGGACAGCACCGACCGTTTCAATGCCTTGAAGGGAGATATCCTAAGCCAGATCAAAAGCAGCGAAAATGAAATGAACCTGAAAGATGTCAGGATCATGCAGCTGGAGAAAGAACTGGCCGCAAAGAAATTTGACAGCCGCCAGATCCTCAAAGAAACCCGCGCGCTCTACCCTGCCGTCAATTCATTATCGATCAGCAGAAATACCCTTGTAAGCCCTAAAGACAGCATTACTTCGATAACGGCTGTTATCTATGACGCGTCAAAAGACCTTTCCAGAACCGACAGCGAAAAACTGCAGAAATGGCTCAATGAGCGCTTATCGGTAAATGATGTGGAACTCTTCCGCAGGCACTAG
- a CDS encoding chloride channel protein, giving the protein MFKKQLIKAKQILMLGQRQLSRKQFIFLSSVLIGITAAFAVIFLKAFAHWVYSFATYINATLKLSFINSLLPVAGILLTVLVVKKALGGTLEKGTSQILYIVARKASIIPKKQMYAQIMTSSLTVGLGGSAGLESPIVITGAAFGSNYAQQFRLSYQERTLLIGCGVAAGIAAAFNAPIAGVLFAIEVLLVDVTISAFTPIMIAAATGALVSAIVLNENILLAFREKQTFDYHNIPFYVLMGLFTGFTAVFYARNFLRTEHAFAHLKYGPYKKALIGACILGLMIFIFPTLFGEGYESIKTLADKDPGRLLENTLFSGFASNDWMLLGFVGASMLLKAFASGITLGSGGNGGNFAPSLFLGSYAGYFFSKLLNLSGLTDLPVGNFTLVGMAGILSGLFHAPLTAIFLIAEITGGYDLMIPLMIVASVSFAVSKRFEKHSLDVKNLARKGNAFTSNKDANILCTLEIEDLIKKDYLTVEPGQPLADVAGLLAHSDQVIFAALDNGNELRGLVYFNDIREVIFDNLKTENILVRDIMTQPVQPVHLFDSMETVMKKFEKSGKVFLPVLKNGKYYGFITKSDVLESYRNRLKSMIFE; this is encoded by the coding sequence ATGTTCAAAAAACAGCTAATCAAAGCAAAACAGATACTAATGCTCGGACAGCGGCAGCTCTCCCGCAAACAATTTATTTTTCTCTCAAGCGTACTTATCGGCATTACGGCGGCCTTTGCGGTAATCTTTTTAAAGGCCTTCGCCCACTGGGTATATTCATTTGCAACCTATATCAACGCAACATTAAAATTGAGTTTCATAAACAGCCTTCTGCCTGTTGCCGGTATCCTGCTTACTGTTCTGGTAGTGAAAAAAGCATTGGGCGGAACCCTGGAAAAGGGGACTTCCCAAATATTGTACATAGTGGCCAGAAAAGCCAGCATTATCCCTAAAAAGCAGATGTACGCCCAGATTATGACCAGTTCGCTGACCGTCGGACTTGGAGGGTCTGCCGGGCTGGAAAGCCCTATCGTGATCACAGGGGCCGCATTCGGGTCCAATTATGCCCAGCAGTTCAGGCTGAGCTATCAGGAGCGCACGCTGCTGATCGGATGCGGGGTGGCAGCCGGCATTGCCGCCGCATTCAATGCACCGATTGCCGGGGTTCTTTTTGCCATCGAGGTGCTGCTTGTCGATGTGACCATTTCGGCTTTCACCCCTATAATGATCGCTGCGGCCACAGGTGCGCTGGTTTCGGCTATCGTACTGAATGAAAACATACTGCTGGCTTTCCGCGAAAAACAGACCTTTGACTACCATAATATTCCCTTCTATGTTTTGATGGGGCTTTTTACGGGCTTTACAGCAGTGTTCTACGCCCGCAATTTTTTAAGGACCGAACATGCCTTTGCGCATTTAAAATACGGCCCCTATAAAAAAGCCCTTATCGGCGCCTGCATACTGGGGCTTATGATCTTTATATTCCCCACCCTTTTCGGAGAAGGTTATGAAAGCATCAAAACCCTTGCAGATAAAGATCCCGGAAGGCTGCTTGAAAACACCCTGTTTTCAGGTTTCGCTTCCAACGACTGGATGCTGCTGGGCTTTGTCGGGGCTTCCATGCTGCTCAAAGCTTTTGCTTCAGGCATAACATTGGGAAGCGGCGGCAACGGGGGGAATTTTGCCCCTTCCCTCTTCCTGGGCTCATATGCCGGATATTTCTTCTCAAAACTTTTAAACCTCTCGGGCCTTACCGATCTGCCTGTAGGCAATTTTACCCTGGTGGGCATGGCCGGCATACTGAGCGGTCTTTTTCACGCGCCTCTGACCGCCATTTTCCTTATCGCGGAAATAACCGGAGGATACGATCTGATGATCCCCCTGATGATTGTCGCCTCGGTAAGTTTTGCCGTTTCCAAACGTTTTGAAAAGCACTCCCTGGATGTAAAGAACCTGGCCAGAAAAGGAAATGCCTTTACCAGCAATAAGGATGCTAATATCCTCTGCACCCTTGAGATTGAAGACCTGATAAAAAAAGATTATCTGACCGTGGAACCCGGCCAGCCGCTTGCAGACGTCGCCGGGCTTCTGGCACATTCCGACCAGGTGATTTTTGCAGCCCTCGATAATGGCAATGAGCTTCGGGGACTGGTATACTTCAATGACATAAGGGAAGTGATTTTCGATAATCTGAAAACAGAAAATATTCTGGTCAGGGATATCATGACACAGCCCGTGCAGCCCGTGCATCTTTTTGACAGCATGGAAACGGTGATGAAAAAATTTGAGAAAAGCGGCAAGGTCTTTCTCCCGGTGCTCAAAAACGGAAAATATTACGGCTTTATAACCAAGTCAGACGTTCTGGAATCCTACCGCAACAGGCTCAAATCAATGATTTTCGAATAG